Within the Funiculus sociatus GB2-C1 genome, the region GCTAGGAATGAAAGAGCTGTCGTAATAACAAACATTCCTCGATAGCCGAGAGGTTCAGCAACCGAACCTAAAACAGGCCCAGCGATCGCAATCCCGACATCAAATCCAGTAATGCACAAAGCAAAAACTTTACCTCTTTCTTGGGCAGTGGAACGGTCAGAAATTAAGGCAATTATCATTGGCATTAACGTTCCCGATCCTGCACCTTCTAGAAAACCACCCAGCAAAAAGCTTGATGGTGTGTCAGCGAAAGAAATAATTAGCATCGCTATGGCATAGCAAAATATACTACCAGTGATAAATATTCCGCGTCCGTAGTGATCGCTGGCGCGACCAACGATTATGCGGGAGATGAAAGATGCGATCGCTGCTGCTGTGTAAAATAACCCAGGATTTAAGTCAACCTTAACCGCCTTAATATACAAAGGCACAAAGGTACTCAACGCTCCAAACGACAGACCAATCAGCAACAAAACTATAGCTGGAGTTCGCAAGCGAGGGCTGGCTAGTAGCTTCCAAAACTGGGCAGAATTTTCTGAACCAGCCGATACCTGAGAATCAAGTGTTTCTTGAGTAATACCAGGTTCTTTGACAAGAGTGGCACAAATTAAACCCAAAATTCCCAAGCCAGATGCG harbors:
- a CDS encoding MFS transporter, translating into MKVFWTLEPPSRRNLLILFTAGLLFWSSMASLLPTLPLYVEFLGGTTQQIGVVMGSFAIGLILCRSWLGRLADRRSRKLVVLIGAVVAAIAPLGYLVVNSIPLLMVLRAFHGISIAAFTTGYSALVVDLAPVSKRGEIIGYMSLVTPIGMAMGPAIGGYLQAGAGYTPLFLGASGLGILGLICATLVKEPGITQETLDSQVSAGSENSAQFWKLLASPRLRTPAIVLLLIGLSFGALSTFVPLYIKAVKVDLNPGLFYTAAAIASFISRIIVGRASDHYGRGIFITGSIFCYAIAMLIISFADTPSSFLLGGFLEGAGSGTLMPMIIALISDRSTAQERGKVFALCITGFDVGIAIAGPVLGSVAEPLGYRGMFVITTALSFLALIVFATSSSKNIPHSLRFAIGKEKDVYALNK